From Halosolutus amylolyticus, a single genomic window includes:
- the ribH gene encoding 6,7-dimethyl-8-ribityllumazine synthase: protein MTTLGLVVAEFNRPITEQMEQEAKAAANAAGAEVYDTVHVPGVYDAPLAADRLARREAVDAVAVVGTVITGDTDHDQVISDATAQRLSDVSLERDTPVTLGVTGPGMSAAEARERVENAAKAVDGAIDLVSELPDAE from the coding sequence ATGACCACGCTCGGACTGGTGGTCGCGGAGTTCAACCGGCCGATCACCGAGCAGATGGAGCAGGAGGCCAAAGCGGCGGCGAACGCTGCCGGCGCGGAGGTGTACGACACGGTTCACGTCCCCGGCGTGTACGACGCCCCGCTGGCGGCCGACCGGCTCGCTCGCCGCGAAGCCGTCGACGCCGTCGCCGTCGTCGGAACGGTCATCACCGGCGATACGGACCACGACCAGGTCATCAGCGACGCGACCGCCCAGCGGCTCTCCGACGTGAGCCTCGAGCGTGACACCCCCGTGACGCTCGGCGTGACGGGACCCGGCATGTCCGCCGCGGAGGCGCGCGAACGCGTCGAGAACGCGGCCAAGGCCGTCGACGGCGCGATCGACCTCGTGTCCGAACTGCCCGACGCCGAATAG
- a CDS encoding 5-(carboxyamino)imidazole ribonucleotide synthase, with the protein MTTLETPGPTIGVVGGGQLGRMLAEAAAPLGVELVVLDPTPDCPAAPVARDQIVADFDDEAGIRELAARADVLTFEIELADQAALERVSEDSGTPVHPKPSTLETIHDKLVQKRELADAGIPVPPFREVEDAADVRAAIDDYGAPVMLKARTGGYDGRGNVPVESKADAAEALESVAGPAMVESFVDFEREISVIAVKGDDEIAAFPVGENVHEDEILRETIIPAGSSDAVTERARDVAADVLDVMEGRGVYGIELFETSEAPRASDDSSGRRPRESDEKILLNEIAPRPHNSGHWTIEGAQSSQFEQHVRAVLGWPLAATDLRSSTVSVNLLGDVDESTEAALDGIDRILETPGANLHWYGKRQARPLRKMGHVTLTGRDGASTDDLLATARELEDAVTFRS; encoded by the coding sequence ATGACAACGCTGGAGACGCCAGGACCGACGATCGGCGTCGTCGGAGGAGGACAACTCGGACGGATGCTCGCCGAGGCGGCGGCCCCGCTCGGGGTCGAACTCGTCGTACTCGACCCGACGCCGGACTGTCCGGCCGCCCCGGTCGCCCGCGACCAGATCGTCGCCGACTTCGACGACGAGGCGGGGATTCGCGAACTCGCTGCGCGGGCCGACGTACTGACGTTCGAGATCGAACTCGCGGACCAGGCGGCCCTGGAGCGCGTGAGCGAGGACTCCGGGACGCCGGTTCACCCGAAGCCGTCGACGCTGGAGACGATCCACGACAAACTCGTCCAGAAGCGCGAACTCGCGGACGCGGGCATTCCGGTTCCCCCCTTCCGCGAGGTCGAGGATGCGGCCGACGTCCGCGCAGCGATCGACGACTACGGCGCGCCGGTCATGCTCAAGGCCCGCACTGGCGGCTACGACGGCCGCGGGAACGTGCCCGTCGAGTCGAAGGCCGACGCCGCGGAGGCCCTCGAGTCGGTCGCCGGCCCCGCGATGGTCGAGTCGTTCGTCGACTTCGAGCGCGAGATCTCGGTGATCGCGGTCAAGGGTGACGACGAAATCGCCGCCTTCCCCGTCGGCGAGAACGTCCACGAGGACGAGATCCTCCGGGAGACGATCATTCCCGCGGGATCGAGCGACGCAGTCACGGAACGCGCCCGGGACGTCGCGGCGGACGTGCTCGACGTGATGGAGGGTCGGGGGGTCTACGGAATCGAGCTATTCGAGACGAGCGAGGCGCCACGCGCCTCGGACGACTCGAGCGGACGAAGGCCGCGAGAGAGCGACGAAAAAATCCTCCTCAACGAGATCGCCCCACGCCCGCACAACTCCGGCCACTGGACGATCGAGGGCGCCCAGAGTTCGCAGTTCGAACAGCACGTCCGCGCGGTGCTCGGCTGGCCCCTCGCCGCGACCGACCTCCGATCGTCGACCGTCTCGGTCAACCTCCTCGGCGACGTCGACGAGTCGACGGAGGCGGCGCTGGACGGGATCGATCGCATCCTCGAGACGCCCGGCGCGAACCTCCACTGGTACGGGAAGCGCCAGGCGCGCCCGCTTCGCAAGATGGGCCACGTCACCCTGACCGGCCGGGACGGGGCGTCGACCGACGACCTGCTCGCGACCGCGCGCGAACTCGAGGACGCGGTGACGTTCCGATCGTAG
- a CDS encoding AIR carboxylase family protein: MSDSVTDLIDRLHREADQDRPSAETPDVGIVMGSDSDLDVMMTGGRRRGAYDAFVDELGFAEQTDYEDAPDERFTFETYVTSAHRTPDLMQAYAETAEDRGIEVIIAGAGGKSADLPNMTASIAYPLPVIGVPVQEKSVDSVIGMPTGAPLVAVDAGKSFNAALSAAQILARQHDPVRERLVAYHEDLREGVGTVSRDLHDRGTDAFSSE, encoded by the coding sequence ATGAGCGACAGCGTCACCGACCTGATCGATCGACTGCACCGCGAGGCTGACCAGGACCGACCGTCCGCGGAGACCCCCGACGTAGGGATCGTCATGGGGAGCGACTCCGATCTCGACGTGATGATGACCGGCGGCCGCCGCCGCGGGGCGTACGACGCCTTCGTCGACGAACTCGGCTTCGCCGAGCAGACCGACTACGAGGACGCGCCCGACGAACGGTTCACGTTCGAGACCTACGTCACGTCGGCCCACCGCACGCCGGACTTAATGCAGGCTTACGCCGAGACCGCCGAGGATCGGGGGATCGAGGTGATCATCGCCGGCGCCGGCGGGAAGTCGGCCGATCTGCCGAACATGACGGCCTCGATCGCGTACCCGCTCCCGGTGATCGGCGTCCCGGTCCAGGAGAAGTCCGTCGACTCGGTGATCGGCATGCCGACGGGCGCGCCGCTGGTCGCGGTCGACGCGGGGAAGTCGTTCAATGCGGCATTGTCCGCGGCACAGATCCTCGCCCGACAGCACGACCCGGTTCGCGAGCGACTCGTGGCCTATCACGAGGACTTGCGCGAGGGCGTCGGCACCGTTTCCAGGGACCTGCACGACCGGGGGACGGACGCGTTCTCGTCCGAGTAA
- a CDS encoding NADH-quinone oxidoreductase subunit A, giving the protein MNDWIAIGMLALVGLLIPLGMMSVSYLLRPSVPETSKRATYESGEVPTGGTRIRFNIQYYMVALLFVVFDIETVLLFPWAVVYQDALAAEEYGLLHALGPMLLFVAILLVGLAWAWRTGAVQWARTPRQLESGADRP; this is encoded by the coding sequence ATGAATGATTGGATCGCCATCGGGATGCTGGCGCTCGTGGGACTGTTGATACCGCTCGGAATGATGTCGGTATCGTACCTCCTGCGGCCGAGCGTTCCCGAAACGAGCAAACGTGCCACCTACGAGAGTGGCGAGGTCCCGACCGGCGGAACGCGCATCCGGTTCAATATCCAGTACTACATGGTTGCGCTTCTGTTCGTCGTCTTCGACATCGAGACCGTCCTGCTGTTCCCGTGGGCGGTCGTCTACCAGGATGCGCTCGCGGCCGAGGAGTACGGTCTGCTCCATGCGCTCGGGCCGATGTTGCTGTTCGTCGCCATCCTGCTGGTCGGACTCGCATGGGCGTGGCGCACCGGTGCTGTACAGTGGGCACGGACACCCCGACAGTTAGAGTCCGGAGCTGATCGACCATGA
- a CDS encoding NADH-quinone oxidoreductase subunit B — MSSDNPRQDIYESTAPSTDTRESRMGEGVDDRFNSKLREAFGASPFILTKFDQFMNWVRGNSMFMLQFGIACCSIEMIHTYAIKHDLDRFGAGVPRASPRQADVMIVPGTIVSKFGPRMKRVYDQMPEPKFVVGMGSCTISGGPFQEGYNVVKGAEEIIPIDIHVPGCPPRPEALVYGVMKLQERIRNGETSPVVVKPYELEEFGDLERDELVQKLANEIDEDDLVMRYNWADSP, encoded by the coding sequence ATGAGTAGCGACAACCCACGGCAGGACATCTACGAGAGTACCGCTCCGTCGACGGACACCCGCGAGTCGCGGATGGGTGAAGGCGTCGACGATCGCTTCAACTCGAAGCTCCGTGAGGCCTTCGGCGCGTCACCGTTCATCCTCACGAAGTTCGACCAGTTCATGAACTGGGTTCGCGGCAACTCCATGTTCATGCTCCAGTTCGGGATCGCGTGTTGCAGTATCGAGATGATCCACACGTACGCGATCAAGCACGACCTCGATCGCTTCGGTGCCGGGGTCCCCCGGGCCTCGCCGCGGCAGGCCGACGTGATGATCGTGCCCGGGACGATCGTCTCGAAGTTCGGGCCCCGCATGAAGCGGGTCTACGACCAGATGCCCGAACCCAAGTTCGTCGTCGGGATGGGATCGTGTACGATCTCCGGCGGCCCCTTCCAGGAGGGATACAACGTCGTCAAGGGCGCCGAGGAGATCATCCCGATCGACATTCACGTTCCAGGCTGTCCGCCGCGACCGGAGGCGCTCGTCTACGGCGTCATGAAGCTCCAGGAGCGGATCCGGAACGGGGAGACCTCCCCCGTCGTCGTCAAGCCGTACGAACTCGAGGAGTTCGGCGATCTGGAACGGGACGAACTCGTACAGAAACTCGCGAACGAAATCGACGAGGACGACCTCGTCATGCGGTACAACTGGGCTGATTCGCCATGA
- a CDS encoding NADH-quinone oxidoreductase subunit D — protein sequence MSTGTGLERETQRAVEVTEDELEALIGDRALGRDDHLNAPGFVIRPDDVQDVLADLEEEAGFDHLSCLTAQQYTDRYESIYHLKKYADPTQEVSIVVPTSIDDPVSESAEPVFRTADWHEREAFDLVGIDYEGHPDPRRILLPETWQGHPLSKGYDQEKPQIVTLSEHANPIQPDHHDAESDTMFLNIGPHHPATHGVLHVKTVLDGETVVDVDPDVGYLHRCEEQMCQQGTYRHQIMPYPDRWDYVSAGLLNEWAYARAAEDLADIEVPEYAQIIRTMGAELCRIAAHMLALGTFALDVYGDFTAVFQYAFRDREVVQDILEDLTGQRLMFNYFRLGGVAWDLPEPREEFFEKTRDFLDELPAKVSEYNDLITSNEIFQLRCVDTGILEPEVAKDYGCTGPVARGSGIDYDLRRDDPYGYYENLDWNVVTEDGCDNYSRVLVRMQEVEESAKIIEQCVDLLEEWPEDEREIQANVPRTLKPDADTEVYRAVEAAKGELGIYIRSDGTDKPARFKIRSPCFHNLSALEEMVQDEYIPDLIASLGSLDIVLGEVDR from the coding sequence ATGAGCACGGGAACTGGACTCGAGCGGGAGACACAGCGGGCCGTCGAGGTCACCGAGGACGAACTCGAGGCCCTGATCGGTGATCGCGCGCTCGGGCGCGACGATCACCTGAACGCACCCGGCTTCGTCATCCGCCCGGACGACGTCCAGGACGTGCTCGCCGACCTCGAGGAGGAGGCCGGCTTCGATCACCTGTCCTGCCTGACCGCCCAGCAGTACACGGACCGGTACGAGTCGATCTACCACCTCAAGAAGTACGCCGATCCCACGCAGGAGGTCTCGATCGTCGTCCCGACGTCGATCGACGATCCGGTGAGCGAGTCGGCCGAACCGGTCTTCCGGACCGCCGACTGGCACGAACGCGAGGCGTTCGACCTCGTCGGGATCGACTACGAGGGCCACCCCGATCCGCGCCGGATCCTCCTGCCCGAGACCTGGCAGGGCCACCCGCTCTCGAAGGGCTACGACCAGGAGAAGCCACAGATCGTGACCCTCTCGGAGCACGCCAACCCGATCCAGCCGGATCACCACGACGCCGAGTCGGACACGATGTTCCTGAACATCGGACCCCACCACCCGGCGACACACGGCGTCCTCCACGTCAAGACCGTCCTCGACGGCGAGACGGTCGTCGACGTCGACCCCGACGTCGGCTACCTCCACCGCTGTGAGGAACAGATGTGCCAGCAGGGGACCTACCGCCACCAGATCATGCCCTATCCCGATCGCTGGGACTACGTCTCGGCCGGCCTCCTCAACGAGTGGGCCTACGCCCGCGCGGCCGAGGACCTGGCCGACATCGAGGTGCCCGAGTACGCCCAGATCATCCGGACGATGGGCGCGGAACTCTGCCGGATCGCCGCGCACATGCTCGCACTCGGGACCTTCGCGCTGGACGTCTACGGCGACTTCACCGCCGTCTTCCAGTACGCCTTCCGCGATCGGGAGGTCGTCCAGGACATTCTCGAGGATCTGACGGGTCAGCGCCTGATGTTCAACTACTTCCGGCTCGGCGGGGTCGCCTGGGACCTGCCCGAACCCCGCGAGGAGTTCTTCGAGAAGACGCGCGACTTCCTCGACGAACTCCCGGCGAAAGTCTCGGAGTACAACGACCTCATCACCTCGAACGAAATCTTCCAGCTTCGGTGCGTCGACACCGGGATTCTCGAACCCGAGGTGGCCAAGGACTACGGCTGCACGGGGCCGGTCGCTCGCGGGTCGGGCATCGACTACGACCTCCGCCGGGACGATCCGTACGGCTACTACGAGAACCTGGACTGGAACGTCGTCACCGAGGACGGCTGTGACAATTACAGTCGCGTGCTCGTGCGCATGCAGGAAGTCGAGGAGTCCGCGAAGATCATCGAGCAGTGTGTCGACCTGCTCGAGGAGTGGCCCGAAGACGAGCGGGAGATCCAGGCCAACGTGCCGCGGACGCTCAAGCCCGACGCCGACACCGAAGTCTACCGCGCCGTCGAGGCCGCGAAGGGCGAACTCGGGATCTACATCCGATCGGACGGCACCGACAAGCCCGCTCGGTTCAAGATCCGGAGCCCGTGCTTCCACAACCTCTCGGCGCTCGAGGAGATGGTCCAGGACGAGTACATCCCGGACCTGATCGCGTCGCTGGGCAGTCTCGACATCGTTCTCGGGGAGGTGGACCGCTAG